One window from the genome of Daphnia pulex isolate KAP4 chromosome 9, ASM2113471v1 encodes:
- the LOC124202361 gene encoding protein phosphatase 1 regulatory subunit 3B-B-like: MQVDAKMYLAASPPLFVSPLMGPLDVSTARRRQPFTSSYRLRQPTTTTTTVVSSLNGINSLGFDFSAMTLSPALMRSAAAAGSIGRRNSPLTCSQIRGASVVANAPLRSCLVVRTDAAESPSSSQEDAAISEPSSPVSEDAAEPASPTKLKKRVVFADAKGLSLTQVKMMTEPSDCPPRWTAEFLEQVTGGASAEVAADRWELTFAQPACDYLDFRSRLDKQNISLENVLVQEADQQLVGTVKVKNLSFSKQVTIRVTFDNWATQTDVEATFVPSGPQGATSLAAINLFDTFSFKISIPVVVPSNRIQFCIRFKSDAGEFWDNNMGKNYVVIKPIIESIKISGTNPALSLNNAGFINGLTANSRRAVSGKYSDLMSPNSKIDYWAEFASWNHLVNDSPYW; this comes from the coding sequence ATGCAAGTGGATGCTAAAATGTATCTCGCTGCTAGTCCCCCCCTTTTCGTCAGTCCGCTCATGGGTCCGCTAGATGTCAGCACTGCTCGCCGTCGCCAACCCTTTACGTCGTCTTATCGCCTTCGccaacccaccaccaccaccaccaccgtcgtCAGCTCGTTGAACGGAATCAACAGTCTCGGTTTCGATTTTAGCGCCATGACGCTGTCGCCGGCATTGATGAGGAGCGCAGCTGCTGCCGGATCCATTGGCCGCCGCAACTCACCCCTCACGTGCAGCCAAATCCGCGGCGCTTCGGTGGTGGCCAACGCTCCACTCCGGTCCTGTCTGGTGGTCCGGACTGATGCGGCGGaatcaccatcatcatcacaggAGGATGCAGCCATTTCGGAGCCATCGTCGCCCGTCAGCGAAGATGCGGCCGAACCGGCGTCGCCCACCAAGTTGAAGAAACGGGTCGTCTTTGCCGATGCTAAGGGACTCTCGCTGACACAAGTCAAAATGATGACGGAACCCAGCGATTGCCCGCCAAGATGGACGGCCGAATTTCTGGAACAGGTGACGGGTGGTGCCTCGGCGGAAGTTGCAGCCGACAGATGGGAACTGACTTTTGCTCAGCCGGCCTGCGATTACTTAGACTTCCGATCCCGGCTGGACAAGCAGAATATCTCGTTGGAAAATGTCCTAGTCCAGGAGGCGGACCAGCAACTGGTGGGCACCGTCAAAGTCAAGAATCTGTCCTTTTCCAAGCAGGTGACGATCCGAGTGACTTTCGACAACTGGGCAACACAGACGGACGTGGAGGCTACGTTCGTGCCCAGTGGGCCTCAAGGTGCGACCTCGCTGGCGGCCATCAACTTATTCGACACCTTCTCATTCAAAATCTCGATTCCGGTGGTGGTGCCTTCTAACCGTATCCAGTTTTGCATCCGCTTCAAGAGCGACGCGGGAGAATTCTGGGACAACAACATGGGCAAGAACTACGTGGTCATCAAGCCCATTATCGAGTCCATCAAGATTAGCGGAACCAACCCGGCCCTCAGCTTGAACAATGCCGGGTTCATTAACGGTCTGACGGCCAACTCGAGGCGGGCCGTTTCCGGCAAATACTCGGACCTGATGTCGCCCAATTCAAAAATCGACTACTGGGCCGAATTCGCCAGCTGGAACCACTTAGTCAACGATTCCCCCTATTGgtga